From Taeniopygia guttata chromosome 21, bTaeGut7.mat, whole genome shotgun sequence, one genomic window encodes:
- the CHD5 gene encoding chromodomain-helicase-DNA-binding protein 5 isoform X2 codes for MRGPPAARDLLDDADNEEDVSEDDGVLEALDEFFAEDQVVVQKKKKSKKLKDGKAAKIKRRKKEGSNDEMSENEEEIEEKSESEGSDYSPNKKKKKKLKDKKEKKPKRKKKDEEEDDNEDGSLKEPKSSAQLMEEWGLDDVDYVFSEEDYHTLTNYKAFSQFLRPLIAKKNPKIPMSKMMTVLGAKWREFSANNPFKGSSAAAAAAAVAAAVETVTIAPALPASPQHSALPAVVRKAKTKEGKGPGVRKKVKGSKDGKKKGKGKKMAGLKFRFGGIPSKRKKGSSSEEEEREESDFDSASINSSSMRSECSAGLGKRGKKRKKKKRIEEGDGYETDHQDYCEVCQQGGEIILCDTCPRAYHLVCLDPELEKAPEGKWSCPHCEKEGIQWEPKEEEEEEEDGGEEEEEDDHMEFCRVCKDGGELLCCDTCPSSYHLHCLNPPLPEIPNGEWLCPRCTCPPLKGKVQRILHWAWREPPAAPLPPVLPAADPQPVLPPPKVLEGIPEREFFVKWAGLSYWHCSWVKELQLELYHTVMYRNYQRKNDMDEPPAFDYGSGDEDNQREKRKNKDPQYAKMEERFYRYGIKPEWMMIHRILNHSFDKKGDIHYLIKWKDLPYDQCTWEIDDIDIPYYENLKLLYWNHRELMLGEDTRPLKKLNKKGKKLKEEKLEKPPETPLVDPTVKFDKQPWYIDATGGTLHPYQLEGLNWLRFSWAQGTDTILADEMGLGKTVQTIVFLYSLYKEGHSKGPYLVSAPLSTIINWEREFEMWAPDFYVVTYTGDKESRSVIRENEFSFEDNAIRSGKKVFRMKKEAQIKFHVLLTSYELITIDQAVLGSIEWACLVVDEAHRLKNNQSKFFRVLNSYKIDYKLLLTGTPLQNNLEELFHLLNFLTPERFNNLEGFLEEFADISKEDQIKKLHDLLGPHMLRRLKADVFKNMPAKTELIVRVELSQMQKKYYKFILTRNFEALNSKGGGNQVSLLNIMMDLKKCCNHPYLFPVAAVEAPVLPNGSYDGNSLVKSSGKLMLLQKMLKKLRDGGHRVLIFSQMTKMLDLLEDFLEYEGYKYERIDGGITGGLRQEAIDRFNAPGAQQFCFLLSTRAGGLGINLATADTVIIYDSDWNPHNDIQAFSRAHRIGQNKKVMIYRFVTRASVEERITQVAKRKMMLTHLVVRPGLGSKSGSMTKQELDDILKFGTEELFKDDVEGMVSQGQRIAMPDAVTPFSDTLSTKGGAATPGMKKKHGSTPPGDNKDVDDSSVIHYDDAAISKLLDRNQDATDDTELQNMNEYLSSFKVAQYVVREEDGVEEVEREIIKQEENVDPDYWEKLLRHHYEQQQEDLARNLGKGKRIRKQVNYNDTSQEDQEWQDELSDNQSEYSIGSEDEDEDFEDRPEGQSGRRQSRRQLKTDRDKPLPPLLARVGGNIEVLGFNARQRKAFLNAIMRWGMPPQDAFNSHWLVRDLRGKSEKEFRAYVSLFMRHLCEPGADGAETFADGVPREGLSRQHVLTRIGVMSLVRKKVQEFEHVNGKYSTPDLLLEGPESKRSSEVVSSDPNTPVPASPAHTHTGPGALADKTEAQLGFHEEKDLVEQKPRKVSDSQVPASAEVESEEHPESCESKERPRKEKQEDCEKAEPSSEPLVKGLFPPADEGIQEQEKPLEKAELSSSQGKGEDKEVKPEDGKEEEKEPSDAQQNGDKEEEEDGKKDDRNMNFRFMFNIADGGFTELHTLWQNEERAAMSSGKIYDIWHRRHDYWLLAGIVTHGYARWQDIQNDPRYVILNEPFKSEIHKGNYLEMKNKFLARRFKLLEQALVIEEQLRRAAYLNMTQDPSHPAMALNARLAEVECLAESHQHLSKESLAGNKPANAVLHKVLNQLEELLSDMKADVTRLPSMLSRIPPVAARLQMSERSILSRLATRGGDPAAQGSFGSAPIFNNNFGPSFRGPGPGGIVNYSQMPLGPYVTDI; via the exons GGGAGCAATGATGAAATGTCAGAAAACGAAGAGGAGATTGAGGAGAAATCAGAGAGTGAAGGGAGTGACTATTCTCCcaacaaaaagaagaagaaaaaactgaaagacaagaaggagaaaaagccaAAACGAAAGAAGAAggatgaagaggaggatgaCAATGAGGATGGAAGTTTAAAG GAGCCCAAGAGCTCGGCCCAGCTCATGGAGGAATGGGGTCTCGATGATGTAGATTATGTTTTCTCAGAAGAGGATTACCATACTCTGACGAATTACAAGGCTTTCAGCCAGTTCCTCAG GCCTCTGATTGCCAAGAAGAACCCCAAGATCCCCATGTCCAAGATGATGACGGTGCTCGGTGCCAAGTGGCGAGAGTTCAGCGCCAACAACCCCTTCAAGGGCAgctcggcggcggcggcggcggcagccgTGGCTGCGGCTGTGGAGACTGTCACCATCGCCCCGGCGCTCCCCGCCAGCCCCCAGCACTCTGCCCTGCCCGCTGTCGTCAGGAAGGCCAAGACCAAGGAGGGCAAGG GTCCAGGTGTACGGAAGAAAGTCAAGGGCTCCAAAGACgggaagaaaaaggggaaagggaaaaagatgGCAGGCTTGAAATTTCGGTTTGGAGGAATCcccagcaaaaggaaaaagggcTCCTCT agcgAAGAGGAGGAACGGGAAGAATCTGACTTTGACAGCGCCAGCATCAACAGCTCCTCCATGCGCTCCGAGTGCTCAGCTGGCCTggggaagagagggaagaagaggaaaaagaaaaagagga TTGAAGAGGGGGACGGGTACGAGACCGACCACCAGGACTACTGCGAGGTGTGCCAGCAGGGCGGGGAGATCATCCTGTGCGACACCTGCCCCCGCGCCTACCACCTGGTGTGCCTGGACCCCGAGCTGGAGAAGGCCCCCGAGGGCAagtggagctgcccccactgc GAGAAGGAGGGCATCCAGTGGGAGCcgaaggaggaggaggaggaggaagaggatggtggcgaggaggaggaggaggatgaccACATGGAGTTCTGCCGGGTGTGTAAGGACGgaggggagctgctgtgctgcgACACCTGCCCGTCCTCCTACCACCTTCACTGCCTGAACCCGCCGCTGCCGGAGATCCCAAACGGTGAATGGCTCTGCCCACGCTGTACA tgccctcccCTGAAGGGCAAAGTGCAGCGCATCCTGCACTGGGCCTGGAGGGAGCCGCCGgccgccccgctgccgcccGTGCTGCCCGCCGCGGACCCGCAGCCGGTTCTGCCCCCGCCCAAGGTGCTGGAGGGGATCCCGGAGCGCGAGTTCTTCGTCAAGTGGGCAGGCCTCTCCTACTGGCACTGCTCCTGGGtcaaggagctgcag ctggagctctACCACACCGTCATGTACCGCAACTACCAACGGAAGAATGACATGGACGAGCCACCGGCCTTTGACTACGGCTCTGGGGACGAGGACAACCAGAGGGAGAAGCGGAAGAACAAGGACCCCCAGTATGCCAAGATGGAGGAGCGGTTCTACCGCTATGGCATCAAACCCGAGTGGATGATGATCCACCGCATCCTGAACCACAG CTTTGATAAAAAGGGAGACATCCATTACCTGATCAAGTGGAAGGACCTGCCCTATGACCAGTGCACCTGGGAGATTGATGACATAGACATCCCCTACTATGAGAACCTCAAACTCCTCTACTGGAACCACAG GGAGCTGATGCTGGGGGAGGACACGCGCCCTCTGAAGAAGCTGAACAAGAAGGGGAAAAAGCTGAAAGAGGAGAAGCTGGAAAAGCCTCCAGAAACACCTCTTGTGGAT CCTACGGTGAAGTTTGACAAGCAGCCGTGGTACATCGATGCCACGGGAGGCACGCTGCACCCTTACCAGCTGGAAGGGCTGAACTGGCTGAGATTCTCCTGGGCACAAGGGACAGATACAATCCTGGCTGATGAGATGGGGCTGGGGAAGACGGTGCAGACTATTGTGTTCTTGTATTCCCTGTACAAGGAG GGCCACTCCAAAGGGCCGTACCTAGTCAGTGCCCCCCTGTCCACCATCATCAACTGGGAGCGTGAGTTTGAGATGTGGGCACCTGACTTCTACGTTGTGACCTACACGGGGGACAAGGAGAGCCGGTCGGTGATCCGGGAAAATGAGTTTTCTTTTGAAGACAACGCCATCCGCAGCGGGAAGAAGGTCTTCCGCATGAAG AAGGAAGCCCAGATCAAGTTCCATGTCCTGCTCACGTCCTATGAGCTGATCACCATTGaccaggcagtgctgggctccaTAGAGTGGGCCTGTCTGGTGGTGGATGAAGCACACAGGCTGAAGAACAACCAGTCCAAA ttcttcaGAGTGCTGAATAGCTACAAGATCGATTACAAGCTGCTTCTCACAGGGACTCCGCTCCAGAACAACTTGGAAGAGCTCTTCCACCTGCTCAATTTCCTGACTCCAGAAAGGTTTAA CAACCTGGAGGGGTTCCTGGAGGAGTTTGCAGACATCTCCAAGGAGGACCAGATCAAAAAGCTCCATGACCTGCTGGGTCCCCACATGCTGCGGCGGCTCAAGGCCGATGTGTTCAAGAACATGCCGGCCAAGACGGAGCTGATCGTGCGCGTGGAGCTGAGCCAGATGCAGAA GAAGTACTACAAATTCATACTGACAAGGAACTTCGAAGCCCTGAATTCGAAAGGTGGTGGGAACCAGGTCTCACTGCTCAACATCATGATGGACCTAAAGAAGTGCTGCAATCACCCCTACCTGTTCCCTGTGGCAGCTGTG GAGGCCCCTGTGCTGCCCAATGGATCTTATGATGGGAATTCTTTGGTCAAATCTTCTGGGAAACTGATGCTGCTCCAAAAGATGCTGAAGAAGTTACGGGATGGGGGTCACAGAGTTCTGATCTTCTCGCAG ATGACAAAGATGCTGGATTTGCTGGAGGATTTCCTGGAGTACGAAGGCTACAAGTACGAGCGCATTGACGGGGGCATCACCGGCGGCCTGCGCCAGGAGGCCATCGACAGGTTCAATG ctcctggggctcagcagTTCTGCTTCCTCCTCTCCACCCGTGCCGGTGGTCTGGGCATAAACCTTGCTACGGCCGACACTGTCATTATCTATGATTCTGACTGGAATCCCCACAATGACATCCAG GCGTTCAGCAGGGCTCACCGCATCGGGCAGAACAAGAAGGTGATGATTTACCGCTTCGTGACCAGGGCCTCTGTGGAGGAGCGCATCACCCAGGTGGCCAAAAGGAAGATGATGCTCACCCACCTGGTGGTCCGCCCAGGGCTCGGCTCCAAGTCGGGCTCCATGACCAAACAAGAGCTGGATGACATCCTCAAGTTCGGGACAGAAGAACTCTTCAAGGATGATGTGGAGG gcatGGTGTCTCAGGGACAGCGGATTGCAATGCCAGATGCTGTTACCCCCTTCTCAGACACGCTGTCAACAAAAGGGGGTGCAGCAACCCCTGGCATGAAAAAAAAGCATGGTAGCACCCCACCAG GTGACAATAAGGATGTGGACGACAGCAGCGTGATCCACTACGACGACGCTGCCATCTCTAAGCTTTTGGACCGGAACCAGGATGCGACTGACGACACGGAGCTGCAGAACATGAATGAGTATCTCAGCTCCTTTAAAGTGGCTCAGTATGTTGTGAGAGAAGAGGACGGTGTG gaggaggtggAACGGGAGATCATCAAGCAAGAGGAGAATGTGGACCCTGACTActgggagaagctgctgcgGCACCATtatgagcagcagcaggaggatcTGGCCAGGAAcctggggaaagggaagagaatCCGCAAGCAGGTCAACTACAATGACACCTCTCAGGAGGACCAAG AGTGGCAGGATGAGCTCTCTGACAACCAGTCAGAGTATTCCATTGGCtctgaggatgaggatgaagacTTTGAAGACAGGCCAGAAGGCCAGA GTGGCAGAAGACAATCACGGAGACAGCTGAAGACTGACAGAGACAAACCTCTCCCTCCTTTGCTGGCAAGAGTTGGGGGGAACATCGAG GTTCTGGGCTTCAACGCCCGTCAGCGCAAGGCATTCCTGAATGCCATCATGCGCTGGGGAATGCCACCCCAGGATGCCTTCAACTCCCACTGGCTGGTCCGGGATCTGCGAGGGAAGAGCGAGAAGGAGTTCAG GGCCTACGTGTCTCTCTTCATGAGACATTTGTGTGAGCCCGGGGCCGACGGCGCCGAAACCTTTGCGGACGGCGTTCCCCGGGAAGGGCTGTCTCGCCAGCACGTGCTGACTCGCATCGGGGTCATGTCACTAGTAAGGAAGAAG GTTCAGGAGTTTGAGCATGTCAATGGGAAGTACAGCACCCCAGACCTGCTTCTTGAGGGCCCAGAGAGCAAGAGATCCAGCGAGGTTGTGTCTTCAGATCCCAACACGCCTGTCCCGGCCAgtccagcacacacacacacaggacCAGGGGCCCTCGCAG ACAAAACAGAAGCACAACTGGGGTTCCATGAGGAAAAGGACCTGGTGGAACAGAAGCCCAGAAAGGTGTCTGACAGCCAG GTACCTGCAAGTGCCGAGGTGGAGAGTGAAGAGCACCCGGAAAGCTGTGAGAGCAAGGAGAGGCCAAGGAAAGAGAAGCAAGAGGATTGTGAGAAGGCTGAGCCTTCTTCTGAGCCCCTGGTGAAAG GCCTGTTCCCTCCTGCAGACGAGGGGATTCAAGAGCAAGAAAAGCCTTTGGAGAAGGCGGAGttgagcagcagccaggggaagggggaggatAAAGAAGTCAAACCAG AGGATggcaaggaggaggagaaggaaccAAGCGATGCCCAGCAAAATGGTgacaaagaggaagaggaggatggaAAGAAGGATGACAGAAACATGAACTTCAGATTCATGTTCAACATTGCTGATGGTGGCTTCACAG agctgcacACGCTGTGGCAGAATGAGGAGAGGGCTGCCATGTCCTCAGGCAAGATCTACGACATCTGGCACCGCCGACATGACTACTGGCTGTTGGCAGGAATTGTCAC TCATGGCTATGCCCGCTGGCAGGACATCCAGAATGACCCACGCTACGTGATCCTGAACGAGCCCTTCAAGTCAGAGATACACAAGGGGAACTACCTCGAGATGAAGAACAAGTTCCTTGCTCGGCGTTTTAAG TTGCTGGAGCAGGCCCTGGTGAtcgaggagcagctgaggagggcGGCGTACCTCAACATGACCCAAGACCCCAGTCACCCGGCCATGGCACTGAACGCACGGCTGGCAGAAGTGGAGTGCCTTGCTGAGAGCCACCAGCACCTCTCCAAAGAGTCCCTGGCTGGGAACAAGCCTGCCAACGCTGTCCTGCACAAGG TGCTGAACCAGcttgaggagctgctgagtgaCATGAAGGCTGATGTGACACGCTTGCCCTCCATGCTGTCACGCATCCCGCCCGTGGCTGCCCGGCTGCAGATGTCAGAGCGGAGCATCCTCAGCCGCCTGGCCACCCGTGGAGGGGATCCAGCTGCCCAG GGCTCCTTTGGCTCTGCTCCGATCTTCAACAACAATTTTGGGCCGAGTTTCCGTGGTCCGGGGCCAGGTGGGATTGTCAACTACAGCCAGATGCCTCTGGGACCCTACGTGACTG ATATTTAG